A segment of the Desulfurispora thermophila DSM 16022 genome:
AAAAAAGACCGCTGCGGTCCATCTCCAGCAGAAAAAGAGCCAGTACAAGCAGTTGATACATTTTTGCACCTGTTGAACAATATTATTTTACGTTGCAATTTTATATTGCCTATACAATTATAGATGATCACGCTGCTATTATCCATAATCTCTGATACTACTGCTGGCAACTTACATTTTACTACCAGTATGTTGCAATATACTGGTAAATATTGTGCCTGTCCTCCGGCGACAAAAATTGATATGATCCTATATGTTGAATGCTGTCGCTGGGAGGATTATTATGACAAAAAAATGTAGCTTCGTTGTTCTGCTAACTTGCTGGTTGGTATTGGCTCTGACCGGTTCGGCTTGGGCAGCCTCAATCAAGTATACCGGACCCCTGAGGCAGGGGGACAGGGGGACACAAGTGGCTTACTTGCAACAGGCGCTGGCCCAAAAAGGATTATTCCCGGCCAATCTGGTTACTGGCTATTATGGCAGTATTACGCGCGGTGCTGTACAAAAATTGGAAAAGAATTATGGTTTACCGGTAGATGGTAGGGTAGCTCAGGCGGAGTGGTCCATATTGTTTGGATCGTCCTCGGTTACCCCCAAGAATAAACGCTTGGTACTGGGTTATTATACAACTGACTATCCGGGGGATAAAGAATCTTATCAAGACCTGGCTACATATGCCGATTATATTGACCAAATTGCCACTTTTGATTGCTGGGTAAATGAAAACGGATATTTGCAGGGTATGCCTTCGGCTGAGGCGCTGGCACTGTCCCGGCAAAAAGATGTAGGTATGCAACTGTTGGTGCATAACTTTATTGGTGGTGGCTTTGCCGGGGATTTTATTTTGCAGGTACTGGAAAACCCGCGTTCCCGGCAGACTTTGGTGAGGGAAATTGTCTATGTGGTGAATAAGTATAACCTGGCGGGTGTAAATATTGATTTCGAGGGCATTCCTCCGCGGGGGCGTCAGGCTTACACTACCTTTGTGCGGGAACTGGCAGGGCGGTTGGTTACGCAGGACAGGTTGCTGACGCTTTCCGTGCCGGCAAAGAGCGCAGACAATCCTGCAAACAGCTGGTCCGGCGCCTATGATTATGCCGCACTCGGTCAGATGGTTGATTACCTGGCTATTATGTCTTATGATCAGCACTGGTCTGGTGGGGCTCCAGGACCGGTAGCCTCCCTGCCCTGGGTGGTATCGGTCCTGGATTATGCCACCAAGGTCGTTCCCTCGAACAAAATATTACTGGGCATAGGCTGTTACGGATATGATTGGCCGGAATACAAACTCGGTCGAGCTGTAAAATGGAAGGACATGCCCGGGCTTATTGCTAAAACCGCTCAGCCTCAGTGGAGCGACCAGTATTCCGTGCCCTACCTGGTTTACTGGCAGGGTGGAGTAAAGCACCAGGTGTGGTTTGAGAATAAATACAGCCTGGCTATAAAACTACAACTGCTCAGCAATTACAACCTGGGTGGCATAGCCATCTGGCGTTTAGGTTATACAGATGACCAATTCTGGCAGACTGTGGCTGCTGGATTGCGTCGTTAATTTACGAACGGCTGACTGCCAGCAGGTATAT
Coding sequences within it:
- a CDS encoding glycosyl hydrolase family 18 protein translates to MAYLQQALAQKGLFPANLVTGYYGSITRGAVQKLEKNYGLPVDGRVAQAEWSILFGSSSVTPKNKRLVLGYYTTDYPGDKESYQDLATYADYIDQIATFDCWVNENGYLQGMPSAEALALSRQKDVGMQLLVHNFIGGGFAGDFILQVLENPRSRQTLVREIVYVVNKYNLAGVNIDFEGIPPRGRQAYTTFVRELAGRLVTQDRLLTLSVPAKSADNPANSWSGAYDYAALGQMVDYLAIMSYDQHWSGGAPGPVASLPWVVSVLDYATKVVPSNKILLGIGCYGYDWPEYKLGRAVKWKDMPGLIAKTAQPQWSDQYSVPYLVYWQGGVKHQVWFENKYSLAIKLQLLSNYNLGGIAIWRLGYTDDQFWQTVAAGLRR